From Verrucomicrobiota bacterium, a single genomic window includes:
- a CDS encoding sigma-70 family RNA polymerase sigma factor: protein MNSLTDQQLLRDYVGKRAEAAFAELVRRHVDFVYSAALRMVRDVHLAEDVTQGVFVAFAQNARQLMERPVVSGWLHRTAQNLAAQTVRTDMRRRAREQEAAAMNELLATQSDPSLWEHIAPHLDAALGELNEADRDALLLRYFERKSAQEMAQTLGVSDEAAQKRVSRAVERLREFFAKRGITVGASGLVVVITANAVQAAPVGLATTIATAAALAGTAIATTSTATATATKAIAMTTLQKTIIAATLTAAIGTGIYEARRASSSQNQVQTFQKQQASPLEQIEQLTRKRDDVTRKLAALRNENERLNRNTAELLKLRGEVTRLKSDARASTQANATDTSTDAAAKSWLTRVNNLKQRLEQTPEATIPELQFITEQDWLNATKGKLETDTDYRKALSALRGAGENKFVTLLHPALKKYMEANNGKFPTVISQLQPYFESPVDEAILKRYAVVQADDLPNTKLGGDWIITQRAPVDEKYDSRWGIGPNGYGTSGTSSWSDESLALASAIKTLSAPLKTYKEANNGKEPIDPSQLQPYLTSSEQQQALQKLIQAAKVKSQSDAN from the coding sequence ATGAACAGTCTGACCGACCAACAGTTGTTGCGCGATTACGTCGGGAAACGCGCGGAGGCGGCGTTCGCCGAACTCGTGCGCCGGCACGTTGACTTCGTCTATTCCGCTGCGCTGCGGATGGTTCGCGATGTGCACCTGGCCGAGGACGTGACGCAGGGTGTGTTTGTCGCTTTCGCGCAAAATGCCCGCCAGCTCATGGAACGTCCCGTTGTTTCGGGCTGGCTGCATCGCACGGCGCAGAATCTTGCCGCCCAAACCGTCCGCACCGATATGCGCCGTCGCGCCCGCGAACAGGAGGCCGCCGCCATGAATGAATTGCTTGCCACCCAATCCGACCCTTCTCTTTGGGAACACATCGCCCCGCATCTCGACGCCGCGCTGGGCGAATTGAACGAGGCGGACCGCGATGCGCTGTTGCTGCGCTACTTTGAACGCAAGTCCGCTCAGGAGATGGCGCAAACCCTCGGCGTCAGCGACGAAGCCGCGCAAAAACGGGTCAGCCGCGCCGTCGAACGGCTGCGCGAATTCTTCGCCAAACGCGGCATCACCGTCGGCGCGAGCGGACTCGTCGTTGTCATCACCGCCAATGCGGTTCAGGCTGCGCCGGTTGGACTCGCCACCACAATTGCCACTGCTGCCGCCCTTGCCGGAACAGCCATCGCCACCACCTCAACTGCAACCGCAACCGCCACCAAAGCCATCGCCATGACCACACTGCAAAAAACCATCATCGCCGCGACGCTCACGGCCGCCATTGGAACTGGAATTTACGAAGCCCGCCGGGCTTCATCCTCGCAAAATCAGGTTCAGACGTTCCAAAAACAACAGGCGTCGCCCCTTGAACAGATCGAACAACTGACCCGCAAACGCGACGATGTCACGCGCAAACTCGCCGCGCTGCGCAATGAGAACGAACGGTTGAACCGCAATACCGCCGAGTTGCTCAAGCTGCGCGGTGAAGTCACACGGTTAAAAAGCGACGCGCGGGCGTCGACCCAGGCGAACGCCACGGACACCTCAACCGACGCCGCGGCAAAATCTTGGCTAACGCGCGTGAACAATTTGAAGCAGCGGCTCGAACAAACGCCAGAAGCAACAATTCCAGAACTTCAGTTCATCACCGAACAAGACTGGCTGAATGCCACTAAAGGCAAACTTGAGACAGATACAGATTATCGCAAAGCTTTGAGCGCATTACGGGGCGCCGGAGAAAACAAATTTGTAACTTTGTTGCACCCGGCCTTGAAGAAATACATGGAGGCCAACAACGGTAAGTTCCCGACCGTTATATCCCAACTGCAACCCTATTTTGAATCACCGGTGGACGAAGCCATTTTGAAACGTTATGCAGTCGTTCAGGCAGACGATCTCCCGAATACCAAGTTGGGTGGGGATTGGATCATCACGCAAAGAGCGCCAGTGGACGAAAAATATGATTCGCGATGGGGTATTGGCCCGAACGGCTACGGCACTTCAGGCACTAGCTCATGGAGCGATGAATCACTTGCTCTGGCGTCGGCGATAAAAACACTGTCCGCTCCACTGAAAACTTACAAGGAAGCGAACAACGGGAAAGAACCGATTGATCCATCGCAGCTACAGCCTTACCTCACATCGTCTGAACAGCAACAAGCGCTTCAAAAACTGATTCAAGCCGCCAAAGTCAAAAGCCAATCGGATGCGAACTGA
- a CDS encoding aldehyde dehydrogenase family protein produces MSAPLHVKKTYKLFIGGKFPRSESGRYLAAKSAAGELLDNFAHASRKDFRDAVVAARSAVDGWSQATAYNRGQILYRAAEMLQSRASELVKEITRSTGSSAGKAKREVTLAIDRLVYYAGWTDKYSQVFGTVNPVASSHFNFTTPDPTGVVVVLTPEEPALVSLVSLVASVVLSGNTAIVVASEKYPLPALTFAEILATSDLPGGVVNILAGKRAELAPHIAGHMDVNAIVDGSGDLALSASLQSGTAINLKRYANRSLSPADWFNAKAEDPYWILDTIEFKTTWHPIGL; encoded by the coding sequence ATGAGCGCGCCTCTCCACGTTAAAAAAACGTACAAGCTATTCATCGGCGGCAAGTTTCCACGCAGTGAGAGCGGTCGCTATCTGGCCGCGAAATCGGCGGCGGGGGAACTGCTCGACAATTTTGCGCACGCGTCGCGCAAGGATTTCCGGGATGCCGTCGTTGCTGCCCGCTCGGCGGTGGACGGCTGGAGCCAGGCCACGGCCTACAATCGCGGGCAGATTCTTTATCGCGCCGCCGAGATGCTGCAAAGCCGAGCAAGCGAACTCGTCAAGGAAATCACGCGCTCAACCGGTTCCAGCGCGGGGAAGGCGAAACGCGAAGTGACGCTGGCGATTGATCGGCTCGTTTACTATGCCGGTTGGACGGACAAGTACTCGCAAGTTTTCGGCACGGTGAATCCGGTGGCCTCGTCGCATTTCAACTTCACCACACCGGATCCGACGGGAGTAGTGGTTGTGCTCACGCCCGAGGAGCCGGCGTTGGTTTCGCTCGTCTCGCTGGTGGCGTCGGTGGTTTTGAGCGGCAACACCGCCATAGTCGTCGCTTCAGAAAAATATCCGCTGCCGGCGTTGACCTTCGCCGAGATTCTGGCGACGAGCGATTTGCCGGGTGGCGTGGTGAACATTCTTGCCGGCAAACGGGCCGAACTCGCGCCGCACATTGCCGGGCACATGGATGTGAACGCGATCGTGGACGGATCGGGAGACCTTGCATTGAGCGCCAGCTTGCAGTCGGGCACGGCAATCAATTTGAAACGCTACGCCAATCGTTCGCTGTCGCCCGCCGATTGGTTCAACGCCAAAGCGGAGGACCCTTACTGGATTCTGGACACCATCGAATTCAAGACGACGTGGCATCCCATCGGGTTGTAA
- a CDS encoding putative toxin-antitoxin system toxin component, PIN family — MKVVVDTNVLIAGLVAEGLCRDIVKRRLPGCELFTSRALLQELAEKLREKFGVNPKELPLLQIYEDSATVVKPARLPKPVCRDADDDEALATALAAHAGIILTGDNDLLTLKEFQGIRILSPRLFVEWLDQNPSP; from the coding sequence TTGAAAGTCGTCGTTGACACCAACGTCCTCATTGCCGGACTCGTGGCCGAAGGTTTGTGCCGCGACATCGTCAAGCGCCGCCTGCCGGGCTGTGAGTTGTTCACCTCCCGCGCCTTGCTTCAGGAACTGGCAGAAAAGCTGCGCGAAAAATTTGGCGTCAATCCCAAGGAGTTGCCGCTGCTGCAAATCTACGAGGACTCAGCCACCGTGGTGAAGCCAGCCCGCCTGCCCAAGCCTGTTTGTCGTGACGCGGATGACGATGAAGCGCTGGCCACCGCTCTCGCCGCCCACGCTGGAATCATCCTCACCGGCGATAATGACTTGCTCACGCTCAAAGAATTTCAAGGCATCCGAATTCTCTCACCCCGTCTGTTCGTTGAGTGGCTGGATCAAAACCCATCACCGTAG
- a CDS encoding ABC-F family ATP-binding cassette domain-containing protein, with amino-acid sequence MLTISGISKAYGERVLFADATLQVNRQDRIGLVGPNGAGKSTLFSIILGNDSPDDGKVALERNTTIGFLPQESAPVGDETVLELATAITPEYTKLARIIKAWEADHPVEALHSEDIHDDVHDRFNELGGYRLEAKAKQILAGLSFREKDFARPAREMSGGWVMRAHLARLLTHEPDLLLLDEPTNHLDLEALLWFQEYLKSYPGAVVVISHDREFLNQLVGSVVEIRQSKLIRYRGNFEEYLVQRDAAEVQLVAAYKNQQREIAHLMEFVNRFRAKNTKAAQAQSKLKQIDRMEKVEAPANDDSKVSFRFPQPQRSGLKVITLENIDHAYGENVVYRGMDFEAQRGQRTVLVGPNGAGKSTLLKILAGVLEPQNGIRTLGHNVKAGYYSQYRVEMLNPAHTVLEEAFDTPQRVTEQFVRTLLGCFLFRGDDVFKRVSVLSGGEKSRLALVKLLLDPPNLLLMDEPTTHLDMSSIDALAYALDQFQGTLIFISHDVYFIRALANHVVHVNAGQLKHYPGGYQYYLDKTKALSARAALTAGNSRRPSPGFATLSPSDGERDGVRGGSRKEQKRLEAEQRQARSRGRKTQQQIVHRLEQGILELEQRQAELTAELEKPETYEKPGRAQEVNRELVAIQEKLLQLSPAWEQEATKLVAFE; translated from the coding sequence ATGTTGACCATTTCAGGTATCAGCAAGGCGTATGGCGAACGGGTGTTGTTCGCCGATGCCACGTTACAGGTGAACCGTCAGGACCGCATCGGGTTGGTCGGTCCGAACGGCGCGGGGAAGTCCACGCTCTTTTCCATCATCCTCGGCAACGATTCCCCGGATGACGGCAAGGTCGCGCTCGAACGCAATACCACGATTGGTTTTCTGCCGCAGGAGAGCGCGCCGGTCGGCGACGAGACGGTCCTTGAGCTGGCCACCGCCATCACGCCCGAATACACGAAGCTCGCCCGCATCATTAAGGCCTGGGAAGCAGACCATCCCGTCGAAGCGTTGCATTCGGAGGACATCCATGATGATGTGCACGATCGTTTCAACGAACTGGGCGGCTACCGTCTCGAAGCCAAGGCCAAGCAAATTCTCGCCGGCCTCAGCTTCCGCGAAAAGGATTTCGCCCGGCCCGCCCGCGAGATGAGCGGCGGCTGGGTCATGCGCGCGCACCTCGCCCGTTTGCTCACGCACGAGCCGGACCTGTTGCTGCTCGACGAGCCGACCAACCATCTCGACCTCGAAGCGTTGCTTTGGTTTCAGGAATATTTGAAGAGCTATCCCGGCGCCGTCGTCGTCATCTCACACGACCGCGAGTTCCTGAACCAGCTTGTCGGCAGCGTGGTCGAGATTCGCCAGAGCAAACTCATCCGTTACCGCGGCAACTTCGAAGAGTACCTTGTCCAGCGCGATGCGGCGGAGGTACAACTCGTCGCCGCCTACAAAAATCAGCAGCGGGAAATCGCGCACCTGATGGAATTCGTGAACCGTTTCCGCGCCAAGAACACCAAAGCTGCGCAAGCCCAAAGCAAGCTCAAGCAAATCGACCGGATGGAAAAAGTCGAAGCGCCGGCGAATGACGACAGCAAGGTCAGCTTCCGTTTTCCGCAACCGCAACGCAGCGGTCTCAAGGTCATCACGCTGGAAAACATTGACCACGCCTACGGCGAGAACGTGGTTTATCGAGGCATGGACTTCGAAGCCCAACGTGGCCAGCGCACCGTGCTCGTCGGCCCGAACGGCGCGGGCAAATCCACGCTGCTCAAGATTCTTGCCGGCGTGCTCGAGCCGCAGAACGGCATCCGCACGCTCGGCCACAACGTCAAGGCCGGTTACTACTCGCAGTATCGGGTCGAGATGCTCAACCCGGCGCACACGGTTCTGGAGGAGGCGTTCGACACGCCGCAGCGCGTCACCGAGCAATTCGTCCGCACGCTGCTCGGCTGTTTTCTCTTTCGTGGCGACGATGTCTTCAAGCGCGTCAGCGTTTTGAGCGGTGGGGAGAAGAGCCGGCTCGCGCTGGTGAAACTGCTGCTCGACCCACCGAACCTGTTGCTCATGGATGAGCCGACCACGCACCTCGACATGTCGAGCATCGACGCACTGGCCTACGCGCTGGATCAATTCCAAGGCACGCTCATCTTCATCAGTCACGATGTCTATTTCATTCGCGCCCTGGCGAATCACGTCGTCCACGTCAACGCCGGCCAGCTCAAGCATTATCCCGGCGGCTATCAATATTACTTGGACAAGACGAAAGCGTTGTCCGCCCGCGCCGCTTTGACCGCTGGGAATTCGCGACGCCCCTCACCCGGCTTCGCCACCCTCTCCCCATCCGATGGAGAGAGGGATGGGGTGCGGGGCGGTTCGCGCAAGGAACAAAAGCGCCTTGAAGCGGAACAACGTCAGGCGCGCTCGCGCGGGCGGAAGACGCAGCAGCAAATCGTGCATCGCCTCGAGCAGGGAATTCTGGAACTGGAGCAGCGGCAAGCCGAACTGACCGCCGAACTGGAAAAACCGGAGACGTATGAGAAACCCGGCCGTGCCCAGGAGGTCAACCGGGAACTGGTGGCCATTCAAGAGAAACTTTTGCAGTTGAGTCCGGCGTGGGAACAGGAAGCTACGAAGCTCGTCGCGTTTGAATGA
- a CDS encoding CopG family transcriptional regulator — protein MRAVEMDFRECSKYSGLTGLPGCLNLSYMRATLTISLPPVLRRDVSRAARVQRVSESEFVRRAVQKQLWADAFEETRRRLAPKARAQRIYTDEDVFKLVS, from the coding sequence ATGCGCGCCGTCGAAATGGATTTTCGTGAGTGCAGCAAATACAGCGGCTTGACGGGTCTGCCCGGCTGTCTTAATCTGTCTTACATGAGAGCTACCTTGACCATCAGCCTGCCGCCGGTGCTGCGCCGCGATGTCTCCCGCGCCGCCCGGGTGCAACGCGTGAGCGAGAGCGAATTCGTCCGCCGCGCCGTTCAGAAACAGCTTTGGGCGGACGCCTTCGAGGAAACCCGCCGCAGGCTTGCTCCCAAAGCCCGCGCCCAGCGCATCTACACCGACGAAGACGTGTTCAAACTCGTCTCTTGA